Proteins encoded by one window of Dendropsophus ebraccatus isolate aDenEbr1 chromosome 4, aDenEbr1.pat, whole genome shotgun sequence:
- the MIEF1 gene encoding mitochondrial dynamics protein MIEF1, which translates to MAGAGEKKGKKDDNGIGTAIDFVLSNARLVLGVGGAAMLGIATLAVKRMYDRAISAPASPSRASQSGKRSWEEPSWLGSSTRLLNKDMKTSVSRSLQTLPTDSSMFDQDLVRPKPPGRKSQSDLKKTRLKLSLQEKLFTYYKKYVAIPAEEQSHAKQAAIDICAELRNFILHKFPDMPLKDMHLSGSLYDDLQVVRADHIQLMVPLYVENNLWSCVPGEETILNLPGFCLLRRENVEYFPRGTSYWDRCVVGGYLCPKAVVATFEKVVAGSINWPAIGSMLGYVIRPVVPSESLILEVQYDEDRKLFIDFLPLVALGDRVAVAKSHRLPRYGNMWRLSQRGAETAALIGRDQQDSGCRCLCLKILKAICRYNLPLSHLTASHLTNILLHVSEKEEDWSQGALADRFLQSLRETVGYLETGNLPSALDPKVNLFSELTPDEVDEMGYFLYCSLSEPEVLLRTGD; encoded by the exons ATGGCGGGGGCTGGAGAGAAGAAGGGTAAGAAAGATGACAACGGCATCGGAACTGCCATAGACTTTGTGCTGTCCAATGCTCGCTTGGTGCTCGGAGTTGGTGGAGCTGCTATGTTAGGAATAGCAACTCTTGCAGTGAAGCGG ATGTATGATCGAGCTATTAGTGCTCCTGCTAGTCCTTCTCGAGCTAGTCAGTCTGGCAAGCGGAGCTGGGAGGAGCCAAGCTGGTTGGGATCATCCACGCGATTGTTGAACAAAGATATGAAGACATCTGTGAGTCGCAGCCTACAGACACTGCCCACTGATTCTTCAATGTTTGATCAAG ACTTGGTTCGACCCAAACCACCAGGTCGCAAGTCCCAGTCTGATTTAAAGAAGACTCGCTTGAAATTGTCACTTCAGGAGAAGCTCTTCACCTACTACAAGAAGTATGTCGCCATTCCAGCTGAAGAGCAGAGTCATGCCAAGCAGGCTGCTATAGACATCTGTGCTGAACTACGCAACTTTATACTCCATAAATTTCCCGACATGCCGCTCAAAGACATGCACCTGAGCGGAAGCTTGTATGACGATTTACAG gtTGTCAGAGCAGATCACATTCAACTCATGGTGCCCCTCTATGTGGAAAATAATTTATGGTCATGTGTCCCCGGTGAGGAAACAATTCTAAACCTGCCAGGATTCTGCCTTCTGCGTAGAGAGAACGTTGAGTACTTCCCTCGTGGCACCAGTTATTGGGATCGCTGTGTGGTAGGAGGTTACCTTTGTCCTAAGGCTGTGGTTGCCACATTCGAGAAAGTAGTGGCCGGTTCTATCAACTGGCCAGCCATTGGCAGCATGTTAGGCTATGTGATTCGGCCGGTAGTGCCATCAGAAAGCCTCATCTTAGAAGTTCAGTATGATGAGGATCGAAAGCTCTTCATAGACTTCCTGCCATTAGTTGCCCTCGGGGACCGTGTAGCTGTTGCCAAATCTCACAGACTACCACGTTATGGGAACATGTGGCGGCTAAGCCAGCGCGGAGCAGAAACCGCCGCTTTGATAGGAAGGGATCAACAAGATTCAGGTTGCCGATGTCTCTGCCTAAAAATTCTGAAGGCCATATGTCGGTACAATTTACCTCTGTCCCATCTGACAGCCTCCCACCTCACTAACATACTCCTTCACGTATCTGAGAAAGAAGAGGACTGGTCACAGGGTGCATTAGCCGATCGCTTCCTTCAATCTCTTCGAGAAACTGTGGGATATCTAGAGACTGGGAATTTACCCTCCGCTTTGGACCCTAAGGTGAACTTGTTTTCTGAACTTACCCCAGATGAAGTGGATGAAATGGGATATTTTCTATACTGCTCCCTATCAGAGCCAGAGGTGCTTCTTAGGACAGGAGACTGA
- the MIURF gene encoding mitochondrial ribosome and complex I assembly factor AltMIEF1, which produces MAGWSREAVLTLYRALLRQGRKLEFTDRDYYASYVRREFRKNQSLPKLEDKEKQLEKGEFFLRTKLGGLV; this is translated from the coding sequence ATGGCAGGCTGGTCCCGTGAAGCTGTGTTGACTTTGTACCGCGCCCTCCTGCGCCAAGGGCGCAAACTAGAGTTCACAGATCGTGACTATTACGCTTCATACGTGCGCAGAGAATTCAGGAAAAATCAGAGCCTTCCAAAGCTGGAAGACAAAGAGAAACAGCTGGAGAAAGGAGAATTTTTCCTGAGGACCAAACTGGGAGGATTGGTGTAA